The Thermosinus carboxydivorans Nor1 genomic sequence GGCGAGCAGCTACTGCGTGGCTTTCCTGACGCTGAACCGGGCGAATTCACTCTGACCCGGGTGTGGCGGCGGACGGACACGGAGGCCGAAAATGATCAGAACGTCCTGTTGCAGGAAATAGCAGCCCGGCTGCAGGCCATGCCCGATGCTGCCTCGCCTGTGCCGTCAGCCGCCGTAGACAAAGATATGGCGCAGTTTCAAGGTGATGCTGATGTAGTTTGGCAATACGGGGAGGAAGTTTACGTGCTGCCCAATACTGCTGCTGTCGACGTCTTCCTACACAAATTGTCAGGCAGCAGCGCGGAAAACTTTAGCCAGAACCGGCTGTGGCAAAAACCGGTCATGACTACCGACCAGAAGAAACAGGAGGCTCTCCTGGAGGAAATAGCAGAGCGCCTCCGGGTTATCGAAGCCCAGCTCGCGCGGTTGGCGAAATTTTAATGACAGGCGACTTAAAACAAGAGAGTGCAGACCGCAGTCTGCAGTCTGCACTCTCTTGGCGCTAACCTTTCTATGGACAGGTGACGCTGTTACAAGGCCCAAAGTTATGGTTGAAGGTGGTAATCTCAGTTTTGACCGTGAACTGTGTAAAGTTCGGAATTTCAGGATAGGGCTGGACGGCCATGACCCACAGGTTTTCGTGGCGCCATAGTTTGTCAATGATTTTGCCTCTGAGCTCGATCTTATCACCGGTGGCGTTGACATTGGCTTGTAGTACGACTTTAATGCAGGAACCGTCGGTCTTGCTGATAATTTCTTTCATTGCATCTGCATCGGGAACTTTGGTACAGGTAGCGAAGCTGAAGGTGTTGCTGGCATCGCAGGTAAACCTGACACAGGTTGGCAGGGCTACTGCCCCTTGACCGGACGGACAGATAATCATTAGCCCGACTTCGACATTAACAGACTTACAGTCGCTAGCCAGTTCTTCCTCGGCGCAGGTAAGCACAACTTGGCAAACTTGGTTTGGGGTAAGTGTCGGAAAGTTAACACCTGGCGGCAAATTTATCCGGCATCTGCCGACAGGTGGATAGGGAAGGTCGACGTTAACCACATGGGTACAAAGATGGGTGACTTCCTGGACGCAAATATCATGGCAGCTGCAATTGGTCTCAGGATGGTTCGGCACATTGCCTGGCACTGTCCTTCCTGTCGCAATATTGCAAGTTGCGTTTTGACTCTTGGCGCAGCACTCGTTGCAAGGTCCTAGGAGGGGGTCACAAAGTAAACCATCGGGTCTGAGACTGGCAAAGGCGGGTACTTCTAATTTGTATTCTTCTGTCATAATACGACCTCCTAATTAATTTATCACTCAGGTTTAGGTAAGCAAAGGAATTTAGTTACCGGTTATCCCCCCTCCCTCGAGGTTATATCGTAAATTTTATGTTGTTGGTACATAAGGTAGTTATTTTCTTAGTACATAATATGCTTATTATCGCGAAAGGTGCGAACCTATCGAAAAAAAGCAGAATTTTTGCGGCCATGTTGTTTGGAACATAAGGTGGTTATTTTCTTAATACAGACTATGCTGTTTGTTGTGGAGGTGTGTCAGCGCGTGAAAATGTAAAAAGTTTGCCGCAGGGCACGTTATGCTGTAAAAAAGCGAGCGCGGCTGGTGCACTCGCTTAAATTCCTACTTCAAACATAAGCTTAAATAGGGCGAAAAAGGGGGGAAGTTATATGGCTACCCGGCAGCAGATAGATAAAGCGATAAAAAATGGCGTACTATGGCTTATGGCGCAGCAAAACGCCGATGGTAGTTATGGCAAATGGGGGGTCGGTTCAACTTGTTTAGCCGTAATGGCGCTGCTTTATAACAATGTAGCAAATCAAGACGCGGCGGTTAAACAGGCGATCGCTTACATCTTAAATTCTGCCCCGGTGGACAATGGCTATTTCCGTTCGTTAACTGTTATGGCGCTGGTCGCCAACGGGGAAAAAACGCCGGATATTGTAAGCAGGGTACAATCCGACACTGAGTGGCTGATTCAGGCGCAGGGCCATAATCCGGACGAAATATTGTCCTATGGCGGCTGGGGTTTTACCAGTGTTTCAGAAGCGGCCGACGGTTCCAGTACGCAATATGCTCTATTGGCATTATATGCCGCCGCCGCGTGGGGGCTAGCGGCGCCGCGGGAAACGTGGAGCAGGGCGGTCAGGTGGTATCAGCGAAACCATGATATTAATAATGACGGAAGTTACACGTATGGTTTGGGTGATTATTCCTGGTTCAATAGAGGCGGTATTCGGCATAGTATGACGGCCGCGGCGCTAGCAGGCCTTAAAGCGATTAACGCGCTTGCTGCCGATCCGGATGACCAGGCGCAGGTTAAAAGTCTGGTTGGCCATGCTTTGGACTGGTTAAATACCAACTACATTATCGAGTTATCGCCAGGTATTCGTGATAGTTGGTACTATTATTATTTATACAGTATGGCCAGTGGTTGCGTTATCGAGCCGCACATTATTTTTATTGGGACGAATGACTGGTACACCGATATGGCCGATACATTGGTAGCTCTCCAAAAACCTGATGGCCGTTGGACAAGTGAATTGGATAAAAAATCCACTGAAGTTGTTCATACCAGTTTTGCGCTGCTTGCGCTTGCGAAGGCCAATTTGCACTTAGTAGCATCAGGCGCTAATGGCCGGAATAAAAGTAGCTTAGCAAAAGAACGACCCCCAAAACGCCAAATTCGTAAAGCTGGATTTCCTGCAATCAAAACATTAGATACCTTTGATTTTAAACACTCGCCTCGGATTAACCGCTCTCTGGTTGAACAGCTTGGTGAGGGTGATTTCATCTCCCGTAAAGAGAATATTGTTTTGATCGGTAATCCGGGAACAGGGAAAACCCATCTGGCCATATCTATAGGTTTGCTGGCTTGTAACCGGGGTTACAGGGTGAAATTTTATACTGCTTCGGAGTTGATACATAAGCTTTTAGTAGCGCAAGAACAGCGCCGCTATGTAAAATTGGCGCAACTACTCGGCCAGATCGATTTATTAATTATTGATGAGCTGTCATACCTCACGTTGTCCCGGCCTAGCGCCGAACTATTATTTCAAGTTATCGCATCAAGGTATGAGCGGGCAAGTCTTATTATCACCAGCAATCTTGAGTTGAGCCAGTGGGCAACAATCTTCGGTGACCCAATGTTGACTGCTGCGGTAGTTGATCGCGTGATCCATAAGTCGCACGTCATTGATACCCATGGACCGTCCTATCGCTTGAAACACCGGCTCCAGTCGGATAGCCTGGCAGAGTGAATTTTCTCCACCGGCATCACCACGATTAGTTACGAGGCGATGTGCGAAAAATAATTTTTCTGCCGGCAGGAAAGTATTTTCTTATCGCGAATAAAAATAAAACGAATAAAAATGAGCAGGTCTGAAGGCCGGCAGTGTATTAATTAATTAGGCAAGCGAAGTGAATTAAATTGAATTGGCTACGAAGGTCATATCCCTTAACGAATAAGGGTACTTTCGTGGTTTTTTATTTTACCGGTATTTTTGGGTGTTACAAGGAGAGTGATCGGAATGCATATGGTTGATGCACTGATTTCCCCGGCGGTGGGGGGAGTGATGTGGGCGACGACAGCCGGTGTGGCGACCCATGCAGCGAAAAAACTGCAGAAGGACTTAGACGACAGCAAAGTGCCGCTGATGGGGGTATTGGGCGCTTTTGTGTTTGCCGCCCAAATGGTAAACTTTGCGATCCCGGGGACCGGGTCGAGCGGACATCTGGGCGGCGGCTTGCTGCTCGCCATCTTGCTGGGGCCGCACGCGGCGTTTTTGACCATGGCGTCAATTCTCATCATTCAGGCTCTGTTTTTCGCTGACGGTGGGCTGCTGGCTCTAGGCGCAAATATCTTCAATCTAGGGTTTTTCCCTTGTTATATTGCTTATCCGCTCATTTACAAGAAAATCGTGGGAGCAAATCCGGGCAAGGGGCGCCTTGTCGCCGGGACGATGATTGCGGCAGTCATCGGTCTCCAGCTCGGCGCCTTTGGCGTGGTCTTGGAAACCGTTTTTTCGGGGATTTCGGCACTGCCATTCGCCTCCTTTGTCCTGTTGATGCAACCGATTCATCTGGCGATTGGTCTTGTTGAAGGACTGATAACCACCGCGGTCGTTTTATTCATTGCCAAGGAGCGGCCGGAAATTCTGCAAAAAGCGGTCCAGGCCCAGTCGCTGAACAACATCTCACTAAAACCTCTTCTAATCGCTATTTTTGCCGCGGCCGTGGTGACCGGCGGAATATTGTCCTGGTTTGCTTCCGCCGACCCGGATGGGTTGGAGTGGTCAATCCTTAAGGCTACCGGGCAGGAAGAATTGGCGGCGCCCCAGGGGATTATTCACAGCGTCCTTGCCGAGTGGCAGCAAAAAATCGCGGTGTTTCCCGATTATAACGTAAAAGAAGCTGGTAATGCCTCTGTCAGTGCCAAGGCGGTGAGCGCCTGGCCGGCTGTTGACCTCGGCGCCTCCCTGGCGGGGGTAGCCGGCTCGGTGTTGACGCTGCTGCTGGCGGCGATGTTTGGCAAGGCGCTGCAGCTGGCGGCGGGCAGGCGGAAGTAGGAGTGCTACATGACGAGCATTGAAAAGCGTTGGCTTGAGCTGCGGCATCTGGATGAACTGGCTGCCCAAGATTCCCTTATTCACCGGCTTCACCCTGGCGCCAAGCTGGTTACTGCTTTAGTGTTTGTCGTCACGGTTGCCTCTTTTCCTAAATACGCCATTGCCAGCCTGGCGCCAATGGTGTTTTACCCTGTCTTTGTAATGAGCCTTGGTAACATACCGCTAATTCTGCTGCTGAAAAGGCTGCTCCTTGCCCTTCCCTTCGTGGTGTTTATCGGTATTTTCAATCCGCTCTTTGACCAAATGCCGCTTGTCCAGGCCGGGCCGCTCGTCGTGTCCGGCGGTTGGATTTCTTTTCTCTCTATTTTGCTTCGGTTTAGCCTGGCCGTGGCGGCCGTGCTACTGCTAATTGCCACGACCGGCATCGACGCAATCTGTATGGCGCTGGCACAGCTGCGGCTGCCGCGCGTGTTTATTGTCCAGATTTTATTTGTGTATCGGTACTTATATGTACTGACCGATGAGTTTATCCGCATGCTGCGTGCCCACAATTTACGCGCATCGGCCGATAACGGCGTAGGTTATAAGGTCTGGGGGTCGCTGCTCGGGGTATTGCTGCTGCGTACCCTTGACCGGGCCCAACGCATTTACCAGGCCATGCTGTGCCGGGGCTTTGACGGGACAATTCGCGGCCTGCGGTCGCACCCCTTGCGGCTGCGGGACCTTGTTTTTCTCGGTGCTTGGATTACCTTTTTCCTGGCTGTTCGCTTGGTGAATATTTCTTATTGGTTAGGTGTTTTGCTGACGGGAGGCAACTGATGAGCCATCACATTGTGGAAGTAAAAGATCTTGAATACGTTTATCCTGATAACACGCCGGCGCTGCGCGGCATCACTTTCAAAATCGTCCACGGCGAAGCGGTCGCCATCGTTGGCGCGAATGGCGCCGGCAAGTCGACGCTCTTGTCGCACCTGGCGGGGGTGCTGGCGCCAACCAAAGGGACGGTGCGGATTGGCGATTACCCGGTAAATAAAGAGACCCTGAAGTTTATCCGCCGCAGTGTCGGTCTGGTTTTCCAAAACGCCGACGACCAGCTGTTTATGCCAACGGTATACGATGACGTTGCCTTTGGGCCGCTAAACCTGGGACTGGAGCCTGCGGAAGTGGAAAGCCGGGTCATCGCCGCGCTTGAAACGGTTGGCGCTGTGGAACTTAAAGACCGCCCGTCCTATAAACTGTCGGGTGGCCAGAAACGGTCGGTGGCGATCGCGACCGTCTTGGCCATGCAACCTGATATCCTGGTGATGGACGAGCCAAGCGCCGGCCTCGATCCCCTGGCCAGACGGCAGCTGATTAATCTCCTCAAGTCGTTTTATCATACGAAAATTATCGCTACCCATGATTTGGATCTGGTGCTGGACCTGTGCGAGCGGACGATCGTACTGAGTGAGGGCAAGGTTATTGCCGATGGTCCTACCATGGAAGTGTTTAATGATGAGGCGTTGCTCGCGCGCAGTCAATTGGAAAAGCCGCTAAGGCTGCAAGGCTGTCCGGTCTGTGGGGAAAAAAAGTAGCTGCGCCGGCTGAAGGCTGCAAGCCGGCACAGCTAGCGACGGTATTTTGCTGCCAAGGCTGCCAACTGCTGCGCCAGGTTTCGCGTGAGCCAATCGCGCCTGAACCGCCACTGCCAATTGCCGTCGACCGTACCAGGGATGTTCATGCGCGCACGGCTGTCCAGCGCGAAAATGTCCTGCAGGGGAACAATTACGGTGTTGGCGTTGGTGCGATAGGCAAGCTCGATAAACTGCCAGGCGATGTCCTTGTTGCTAAGTTGGTCGCTTAGGCCCAGGCAGCGGTGGAGGTGGCTGGCAACTGACGGGGATAACGCTGCCAGCGAGCGGTACCAGCCGACAATGGTGTCGTTGTCATGCGTTCCGGTATAGACAACGACATTTTTTTCGGTCGTACAGGCCCAGCATTTACCGTTGTCGTCGCCGTCAAAGGCAAACTGCAGCACTTTCATTCCGGGCAGGTTGTATCGTTCTTTTAAGGCTATTACTGACGGTGTGATAACGCCGAGGTCTTCGGCGATAAACGGCAGTTCGCCAAGTTCGTCGGCCAAGGCGGTAAATAGGGCATGGCCGGGACCTTTTACCCAGCGGCCGTCGCGGGCGGTGGCGGCGTCGGCCGGCACTTCCCAATAGGCCTCAAACCCGCGGAAATGGTCAAGACGGATGATATCAACCAAGGAGAGCAGGTGGCGGACACGCCGGCGCCACCAGCGGTAGCTGTCGACGGCCATGGCGTCCCAATTGTAATGTGGGTTGCCCCATAGCTGTCCATCGGCACTGAAATAATCAGGCGGTACACCAGCGACTTTGGTCGGCCGCCCCTGTGTATCAAGCGCAAAGAGCTCAGGTTGAGCCCATACATCGCTTGCATCGTGGGCGACGAACATCGGAAGGTCGCCGATCAGCATAATGCCTTTTTGGTTGGCATAATGACGAAGCAGCTTGGCTTGCTGCCAGAAAACATATTGGCCAAACTGGTGAAAGGAGATTTCTTCAGCCAGATCGCGACGGCAGCGCTCCAGCGCCTGCCTATTGCGGCGGGCAATAGGCTTTGGCCAGGTATGCCAGGCGGTCCCGCCGAATTTGGCCTTGAGGGCGGAAAACAAAGCAAAATCTTCAAGCCAAAAAGCATTGCCAGCGAGAAAGTCTTCGAAGTCAAAAGTGGGTTTGGCCGCACGAAATCTAGCGAACGCGCGGCGGAGCAGCCGGTCTTTGTTCGCAAAAGCCCAGGCAAAGTCTGGCCGGTCGTCAGCCAGCGACGGGACAGCATCAAGCTCGGCCTGGGTGATTAGTCCCTGATCGGCCAATAAATCGGGGGAGATAAGGAGCGGGTTGCCGGCAAAAACTGATGTCCCTTGATATGGCGAATATCCATAGCCGGGAGGATTAAGCGGCAGTATTTGCCACAGTTTTTGTCCTGCATCGGCTAAGAAATCGACAAATTGGTGGGCTGTCGGTCCCAGGTCGCCAATGCCGTAGCGGGACGGCAAGGACGTTATGTGCAGCAGGACGCCGCAGCCCCGTTCAAACGGTGCGGCCAGATCGGACAAGAGCAGTTTGCCAGAAAGCGGCGGCAGATGGATGGTTGTTGCCCCGTGTGTGAGCGGAAGGTCTTGTTCGCCAGCCAAAACGTCAACAAGCGTGCTGGCCGATGTCCACTGGCCGGCGGGGAGCGTTACGTCAGCAGGTGCTGATAAACTGCGGTTGATGAGCACGATAGCTGTGTTGTCGCGTGCCGGCCGGCCGAATATATCGCACCCACCGGTGATGCGGCGGACAAAACCATATACATCGTCGTTGCCGGTAGCAAGTGGCAGCCACTCGCCACTCTGCAGCACGGCATGACGCCGGCGCAGATTAATAAGTTTTTGGTGCCAGGCAAGCAGTTCACCATCTTCGCGGCCCCATGGAAAGGGGCCGCGATTGAAGGGATCAGCATAGCCCTCAACCCCTGCCTCATCACCGTAATAAACCGACGGTATGCCAGGAAAAGTCATTTGCCAGAGCACCGCCAGCTTGAGGCGGCTGATGCCTAACCGCCGCTTGTCTGCCGGCAGGCGGTATTTAGCCTGGGCAGCGGCGGACATTGCTTCTGGCGGCGGCGCTTCCCCAAGAACGGTGAGGATGCGCGGAGTATCATGACTGCCGAGCAAGTTCATGGCTGCATAAAAATGTTCGGGAGGATAGTTTTCCCATAAACTGGCTAGCTGCTGCTGCGCCTGCGCGGCGGTAAAATGTCCGAGCAAAAAACCGATTACTGCTGCGCGAAAAGGATAGTTCATGACCGAATCCAATTCGTCGCCGCTCAAATAGGCGCGCAGGGCGCCGTAACTTATCTTGCGCGAAGCGTCCTCCCACACTTCGCCAATAATTACCGCGTCGGCATCGACCGCTTTAACCGCCTGGCGCAGCTGTCTGATAAACTCATCCGGCAGCTCATCGGCAACATCTAGCCGCCAGCCTTTGGCGCCCAGTTTCAGCCAGTATTTGACGACGCTGTCGTCGCCGGTTACCATGAAGTCGAGGTAGGACGGCTCAAGCTCGTTGACGTTAGGAAGAGTATCAATGCCCCACCAGCACTCATAGTCGTCGGGATGCCGGCGAAAGCGGTACCACCGAAAATACGGCGAAGCAGGGGATTGGTAGGCGCCTACGCCGGGATAAGTACCATTTTTATTGAAATAAACGCTGTCGCTGCCAGTGTGGCTGAATACGCCGTCAAGTACGATCGCCATGCCGTGGGCGCGGGCGGCCTGGCACAGCTTGGCGAACAGGTCATTGTCGCCAAGCATGCTGTCAATCTGACGGTAATCGGCAACATCGTAGCGGTGGTTGCTCGGCGAAGCAAACACTGGATTAAGGTACAGCACAGTTACGCCAAGTTCTGCCAGATAGGGCAGCTTTTTTATTATTCCCAGCAGGTTACCGCCAAAAAAATCATAGGCAACGATGTGTCCGCTGCCAACGTCGCGAATGTAGAACGGCGTGTTGTCCCAATGCGCATGGATAAGGCTGCCCGGTTTGGCGCCGGTCACGCGGCCGTCTGCATTACCGTTATAAAACCGATCAGGAAAAATTTGATAGATAATGCCGTGTTTGAACCAGGCAGGAACAGAAAAGTCGCGGCGGTAAACCGTGATCTGAAAAGACGGCGGCAGCACGTCGTATTGGCGGCCGATGCCG encodes the following:
- a CDS encoding energy-coupling factor ABC transporter ATP-binding protein, with amino-acid sequence MSHHIVEVKDLEYVYPDNTPALRGITFKIVHGEAVAIVGANGAGKSTLLSHLAGVLAPTKGTVRIGDYPVNKETLKFIRRSVGLVFQNADDQLFMPTVYDDVAFGPLNLGLEPAEVESRVIAALETVGAVELKDRPSYKLSGGQKRSVAIATVLAMQPDILVMDEPSAGLDPLARRQLINLLKSFYHTKIIATHDLDLVLDLCERTIVLSEGKVIADGPTMEVFNDEALLARSQLEKPLRLQGCPVCGEKK
- a CDS encoding bifunctional glycogen debranching protein GlgX/4-alpha-glucanotransferase, producing MSSEAVLHDSRDPFFRSPRGAVSCQTCVTLRLAVSPADQPDEVVLRLWRDHGGEELIPMAPAGTRNGWLIYETSITTPSSPGIIWYCFRLASPSRIYYYGDNAAALGGIGRQYDVLPPSFQITVYRRDFSVPAWFKHGIIYQIFPDRFYNGNADGRVTGAKPGSLIHAHWDNTPFYIRDVGSGHIVAYDFFGGNLLGIIKKLPYLAELGVTVLYLNPVFASPSNHRYDVADYRQIDSMLGDNDLFAKLCQAARAHGMAIVLDGVFSHTGSDSVYFNKNGTYPGVGAYQSPASPYFRWYRFRRHPDDYECWWGIDTLPNVNELEPSYLDFMVTGDDSVVKYWLKLGAKGWRLDVADELPDEFIRQLRQAVKAVDADAVIIGEVWEDASRKISYGALRAYLSGDELDSVMNYPFRAAVIGFLLGHFTAAQAQQQLASLWENYPPEHFYAAMNLLGSHDTPRILTVLGEAPPPEAMSAAAQAKYRLPADKRRLGISRLKLAVLWQMTFPGIPSVYYGDEAGVEGYADPFNRGPFPWGREDGELLAWHQKLINLRRRHAVLQSGEWLPLATGNDDVYGFVRRITGGCDIFGRPARDNTAIVLINRSLSAPADVTLPAGQWTSASTLVDVLAGEQDLPLTHGATTIHLPPLSGKLLLSDLAAPFERGCGVLLHITSLPSRYGIGDLGPTAHQFVDFLADAGQKLWQILPLNPPGYGYSPYQGTSVFAGNPLLISPDLLADQGLITQAELDAVPSLADDRPDFAWAFANKDRLLRRAFARFRAAKPTFDFEDFLAGNAFWLEDFALFSALKAKFGGTAWHTWPKPIARRNRQALERCRRDLAEEISFHQFGQYVFWQQAKLLRHYANQKGIMLIGDLPMFVAHDASDVWAQPELFALDTQGRPTKVAGVPPDYFSADGQLWGNPHYNWDAMAVDSYRWWRRRVRHLLSLVDIIRLDHFRGFEAYWEVPADAATARDGRWVKGPGHALFTALADELGELPFIAEDLGVITPSVIALKERYNLPGMKVLQFAFDGDDNGKCWACTTEKNVVVYTGTHDNDTIVGWYRSLAALSPSVASHLHRCLGLSDQLSNKDIAWQFIELAYRTNANTVIVPLQDIFALDSRARMNIPGTVDGNWQWRFRRDWLTRNLAQQLAALAAKYRR
- a CDS encoding energy-coupling factor ABC transporter permease: MHMVDALISPAVGGVMWATTAGVATHAAKKLQKDLDDSKVPLMGVLGAFVFAAQMVNFAIPGTGSSGHLGGGLLLAILLGPHAAFLTMASILIIQALFFADGGLLALGANIFNLGFFPCYIAYPLIYKKIVGANPGKGRLVAGTMIAAVIGLQLGAFGVVLETVFSGISALPFASFVLLMQPIHLAIGLVEGLITTAVVLFIAKERPEILQKAVQAQSLNNISLKPLLIAIFAAAVVTGGILSWFASADPDGLEWSILKATGQEELAAPQGIIHSVLAEWQQKIAVFPDYNVKEAGNASVSAKAVSAWPAVDLGASLAGVAGSVLTLLLAAMFGKALQLAAGRRK
- the cbiQ gene encoding cobalt ECF transporter T component CbiQ, coding for MTSIEKRWLELRHLDELAAQDSLIHRLHPGAKLVTALVFVVTVASFPKYAIASLAPMVFYPVFVMSLGNIPLILLLKRLLLALPFVVFIGIFNPLFDQMPLVQAGPLVVSGGWISFLSILLRFSLAVAAVLLLIATTGIDAICMALAQLRLPRVFIVQILFVYRYLYVLTDEFIRMLRAHNLRASADNGVGYKVWGSLLGVLLLRTLDRAQRIYQAMLCRGFDGTIRGLRSHPLRLRDLVFLGAWITFFLAVRLVNISYWLGVLLTGGN
- the istB gene encoding IS21-like element helper ATPase IstB, which translates into the protein MATRQQIDKAIKNGVLWLMAQQNADGSYGKWGVGSTCLAVMALLYNNVANQDAAVKQAIAYILNSAPVDNGYFRSLTVMALVANGEKTPDIVSRVQSDTEWLIQAQGHNPDEILSYGGWGFTSVSEAADGSSTQYALLALYAAAAWGLAAPRETWSRAVRWYQRNHDINNDGSYTYGLGDYSWFNRGGIRHSMTAAALAGLKAINALAADPDDQAQVKSLVGHALDWLNTNYIIELSPGIRDSWYYYYLYSMASGCVIEPHIIFIGTNDWYTDMADTLVALQKPDGRWTSELDKKSTEVVHTSFALLALAKANLHLVASGANGRNKSSLAKERPPKRQIRKAGFPAIKTLDTFDFKHSPRINRSLVEQLGEGDFISRKENIVLIGNPGTGKTHLAISIGLLACNRGYRVKFYTASELIHKLLVAQEQRRYVKLAQLLGQIDLLIIDELSYLTLSRPSAELLFQVIASRYERASLIITSNLELSQWATIFGDPMLTAAVVDRVIHKSHVIDTHGPSYRLKHRLQSDSLAE